ATTCTCGGCGAAAAGGCAAATAAGGGAACGATAGCTGAGGTTCTTGCAAGCGCTCCAGACGAACCTAGGACACTTCAAGAGTGGATAATGGATATAATTAACAGGACAAACGTTGACGACAGCAAGCAACTCCAGGAGAACACCGCAATAATTAGGGAGCTAATTGAATCCCTTGAAATGCCAAACGAGATTGCAGATGAAATTAAACAAGCTTACAAGGAGCTCAGCCAGAGGTTCGGAAAGGATGAAATCTACGTTGCAGTTAGATCATCCGCTACAGCAGAAGACCTACCAGAGGCTTCATTCGCGGGTCAGCAGGAGACTTATCTTGACGTTCTTGGTGCTGACGATGTTATAGACAAGGTGAAGAAGTGCTGGGCCTCACTCTGGACTGCAAGGGCTACCTTCTACAGGGCTAAGCAGGGATTCGATCACAGCAAGGTTTACCTTAGCGCGGTAGTCCAGAAGATGGTTAACAGCGAGAAGAGCGGTGTCATGTTCACGGCTAACCCAGTTACGAACAACAGGAACGAGATAATGATCAACGCCTCCTGGGGCCTAGGTGAAGCGGTAGTTAGCGGTGCGGTTACCCCAGACGAGTACATCGTCGAGAAGGGAACATGGAAGATCAAGGAGAAGGTCATAGCAAAGAAGGAGGTTATGGTAATCAGGAACCCAGAAACAGGAAAGGGAACCGTCCAAGTTAAGGTTGCAGAGTACCTCGGTCCTGAGTGGGTTGAGAAGCAAGTCTTAACCGATGAGCAGATAATTGAAGTTGCAAAGATGGGACAGAAGATTGAGGAGCACTACGGATGGCCACAGGATATCGAATGGGCTTACGACAAGGATGATGGAAAGCTCTACATCGTCCAGAGCAGACCGATAACAACGCTCAAGGAAACGACAACTGAGGAAGTTGAGGAGGTTGAGGAAGCCGAAGTCATCCTCAAGGGTCTCGGTGCTTCCCCAGGAATAGGCGCAGGTAGGGTAGTAGTAATCTTCGATGCAAGCGAGATCGACAAGGTCAAGGAGGGAGATGTTCTAGTAACAACAATGACCAACCCAGATATGGTTCCAGCTATGAAGAGGGCCTCAGCCATCATCACCGATGAGGGTGGAAGAACGAGCCACGCTGCAATCGTTTCAAGAGAGCTCGGAATTCCAGCAGTAGTTGGTACCAAGGAGGCTACCAAGAAGCTCAAGACTGGAGACTACGTAACAGTCGATGGTACAAGAGGTCTAGTCTACAAGGGAATTGTCAAGAGCTTAGTTGAAAAGAAGAAGAAAGAGGAAGCTGCAGCAGCTCCTGGAGCTGCAGTAGCAGCAGCTCCGTTAGTTACGGGAACCCTTGTTAAGGTTAACGTATCAATGCCAGAAGTAGCTGAGAGGGCAGCGGCCACTGGAGCAGATGGTGTTGGACTGCTAAGGGCTGAGCACATGATCCTAAGTATCGGACAGCACCCAGTCAAGTTCATCAAGGAAGGAAAGGAGGATGAGCTGGTAGAGAGATTAGCAGAAGGTATCGAGAAGGTTGCAGCAGCGTTCTATCCAAGGCCGGTATGGTACAGAACCCTCGACGCTCCAACCAACGAGTTCAGAGAGATGCCTGGAGGAGAGGACGAACCAGAAGAGAGGAACCCAATGCTCGGATGGAGAGGAATTAGGAGAGGTCTCGATCAACCAGAGCTACTAAGAGCTGAGTTTAAGGCCATCAAGAAGGTAGTAGAGAAGGGATACAACAACATCGGTGTGATGTTACCACTAGTCAGCCATCCAGAGCAGATAAGAAAGGCTAAAGAAATAGCGAGAGAGGTTGGCCTTGAACCGCACAAGGATGTTGCATGGGGTATCATGATTGAGGTTCCAGCAGCAGCTATCATCATCGAGGATCTAATCAAGGAAGGAATTGACTTCGTCAGCTTTGGAACAAACGACCTAACCCAATACACGCTAGCAATTGATAGGGATAACGAAAGGGTTGCTAAGCTCTACGATGAGACCCACCCAGCAGTCCTTAAGTTGATCAAGCACGTCATCAAGGTATGTAAGAAGTATGGAGTCGAGACCAGCATCTGTGGACAGGCCGGAAGTGATCCAAAGATGGCTAGAATCCTCGTTAGGCTTGGAATCGACAGCATCTCAGCTAACCCAGATGCAGTACAGCTAATCAGACAAGTAGTAGCCCAGGAAGAGAGGAAGCTTATGCTTGAAGCCGCTAGGAAGAAACTCCTCGAAGAGGAAGAGGAAGAAGAGGACCTCTTCTGAAGCTCTCTTCTTTCCTTTAAAGTTTATATTCCTATTTTTGGATATTTCTTCGGTGCAAGCAGATGTGGAGGACAGATATTAAGTTAAACGCAGACAAGTTCAGGAAGATAGATGCTCACTCCCACATCCAAGTTCTCGGATATCCCTTCAACGTATCCATAACACCAGAGGAATTTCTCTCGCTTATGGAAGCTTACAACATAGAGATTGCGATAATCAGTGATGTAAACAATGATAACATAGCAAAGATCGTTAAGGAATATCCAGACAAATTAGTTGGAATTTACTGGCCCAACCCCAGGGATGAAAAATCCATAAATGAGACCGAGAAATTCCTGGAGAAGTACGAGTTTAGGGGAATAAAGCTACACCCCCTGCTAAACATGTTCTCTCCCTCGGATCCTAGGGTTGAAAAGATTATGAAAATAGCTGAAGAGTTCAACGTTCATGTACAGATTCACTCGGGGCATCCTCCAACCTCACTTCCATGGCAAATTGAAGAGCTTGCTAGAAAGTTTCCAGAAGTTAAGATAGTTATGGTGCACATGGGGCATGGAAATGCCTACTACATCCAGGGAGCGATAGAGATAGCCGGGAGAAATGAAAATATATACCTAGAAACTTCAGGAATGCCAATGCCGAGTAAAATAGCTGAGGCCTATGAGGTAGCTCCAAGGAGGGTGGTTTTTGGGATAGATTTACCCTGTCATCACCCTGTCGTTGAGATAGCCAAAGTTCTGATATCTGGATTGAATGAAAAGGGTATGAAGAGGGTATTTTATGAGAATGCAAAGGTGTTGCTATGATAGTTGCGATAATCGATGGGTACACAGATGAACCCGCTGGTTTAGGCGTTCCTCCCTACTTAGGACTTTACCCCAGATATGCCTACGGGGCGATAAAAAAAGCCAGAAGGGATGCAAACATATTTTACCTCACAATTGACGATCTAAGGGCTACCTTTGAGGGAGAGCAGGGAATAAAAACAAAGAACAAAACTCCGAACTTTCCCAAAGTTAAGGAGATTCTAGAGAAAGCTGAGGTAATTGTATTTATCGGAGGATTGCACACTCCCGGGAAGTACCTCTCCGCAGTTCCGGGAAGCGTTGAAGAGGTAAGCAAGTTCATCTCCCACTATAATGGTGTGAAGGTGCTTGGTGGGCCGGCATTTATGGGTTCGGCTAAGATAGGCGGTGTGAAGGTAACGACGAAAGAGTTGAGGTTTGCGGAGGAGGTCTTTGACTACGTTGTATATGGGGATATCGAAGCCTTTCTCTTTGACTACTTCTCTGGGAGGGAATTAGATCCCTTCAGGTTTAGAGACTACGAAGAGCTTCAACCTTACGCACTCCTGGGAGCGGAGGTAGTTAAGCAGTTTCCAGGATACCCAGAGTTCGTTTTAATAGAGATAGAGACTCAGAGAGGCTGCCCAAAGGCCATGGGAATTGGAGGATGCTCATTTTGTACGGAACCTGTAAGGTACAGAGTCGTTGAGAATAGACCTCAAGAATATGTAGCCCAGGAGGTTAAGGTTTTCTATAACCTAGGAATTAGGCACTTCAGGATAGGGAGGCAGAGCTGTATCTTCTCATATATGGCTAAGCCTAACGGTAGGGTACCAATACCAAACCCGGAAGAAGTGGAAAAGCTCTTCAAAGCGGTAAGATTAGCTGCTCCAAACGTGAAGACCCTTCACGTAGACAACGCAAATCCAGCGGTCATAGCAAATTATCCTGAAGAATCAAAGAGAATAGCAAAAGCAATAATAAGATATGGAACCCCAGGAAATGTCGTAGCTTTTGGATTGGAAACCGCGGATCCAAAAGTTGCAAGGATAAACAACCTCAATGCAACCCCGGAGGAAACCTACGAAGCGGTTAAGATAATAAATGAAGTTGGAGGAAAGAGGGGATATAACGGATTACCATGGCTCCTCCCTGGGATAAACATAATTTTTGGACTCCCTGGAGAGACGAAGAGAACCTATGAGCTAACATATGAGTTTCTCAAGAAGATCCTCGATGATGGATTGATGGTAAGGAGAATAAACATAAGGCAAGTTGTTGTCTTCCCAGGAACGCCATTATGGAACATGAGGGATAAGGTGAAAACTGAAAAGCACAAGAAGTTGATAGAGCACTATAGGCATAAGATAAGGCACGAAATAGACTTACCAATGCTGAAAAGGATAGTTCCAGTGGGGACAATTCTAAGGGATGTCAGGGCAGAAATCTATGATGGGGAGTTGACCTTTGGAAGGCAGTTCGGAAGCTATCCATTAATAGTGGGAATTCCGAAGAGAGTTGAACTCGATAGATACTACGATGTAATGATAGTCGACCATGGGCTTAGAAGCGTCACTGGAATACCCGTTCCGATAGATGTAAATGGAGAGAGTTCAAAAGTTTTGAGATGGCTCCCTGGAATTGGAAAGAAAACCCTCGCGAGAATATTAGCTAAGAGGCCTTTTAAGAGCGAAGAAGAATTTCTCTCCCTGCTTCCTGAGGATGTCAAAAAGATGTACAAGGGAAAAATAAAGGTTTAGAGAGGATTGTCACTAACATATCTTTTTTAAAGTAAAGGGGTAAGGGCTAAACAAGAGGTGAGAAAATGGACAAGGTCTATCTAACCTGGTGGCAGGTTGACAGGGCCATCTTCGCACTCGCGGAAAAATTGAGAGAATATAAGCCAGATGTGATAATAGGAGTGGCGAGGGGAGGATTAATCCCAGCGGTTAGGCTTAGCCACATTTTGGGAGACATCCCCCTTAAGGTGATAGATGTCAAATTCTACAAAGGAATTGACGAGAGGGGAGAGAAGCCGGTAATAACTATCCCAATACACGGCGACTTAAAAGACAAAAGGGTAGTTATAGTTGATGACGTAAGTGACACAGGGAAAACCCTTGAGGTCGTTATAGAAGAAGTCAAGAAACTTGGAGCGAAGGAAATTAAAATTGCATGCCTAGCAATGAAACCCTGGACATCCGTAGTCCCCGATTATTACGTGTTTAGAACGGAGAAGTGGATAGTTTTTCCCTGGGAAGAGTTCCCAGTAATTGAGAAAGAGTAACCTTTTTCTCCTCCCCTTCTATTAAGTCTATGGTGAGCCAAAAATGATCCACAGGATAAAGGATGAGTTCGTCAACGTGTATATCATTGACAGGGGTGATCACCTAGTCCTCATAGATACCGGAATAGAGAGCACCTGCGAAAAGATACTGAAAAAGATTGAAGAGCTCGGAAAGCCCCTAAAAACGGTAATCATTACCCACTACCATCTGGATCATACCGGTTCCCTTAAATGCGTAAAAGATGGTACGGGAGCAAAAGTTGTAGCCCATGAGGAAGAGGTTAAAGCCATAGAGGAGAAGACAGGAGTTAGAGTTGACGTTCCGGTAAAGGATGGGGATGTGGTGGAGGGGTTAAAGGTATTCCACATGCCCGGGCATACGAGGGGAAGTATATGCCTCCTTGACGAGGAGAGTGGAGCTCTTTTCGTCGGCGACTTAATGGTTGAGAGAGATGGAAAGCTCTACGAAGTTCCACAGCAATATTCGGAGGATCCAATGATGAACAGGGAAAGAATCAAGGAACTATTAAATATCGAGTTTAAGGCAATTTATCCAGCCCATGGGGAGCCGGTTCTAGAAAATGCAAAGGAGAAAGTTAAAGAGCTGGTGGAAAGCTTTTCAAAAGGAGAGACTAACTGAATCTAGCTTTAATTCGCTCGGGCAATTCAGAGAGAAATCCAAGAACAACAAAGCTTGTAGTTTCGACGTTGGTATCCCCTACCGGAACTATTTTCCCTTCTTCAATCCTATATCCCGTTACAATTCCACCATTTCCCATTTCTGGCATACTATGTAGATATTCCTACCCTCCCTCGGTTCATTTAGAGCTCGATATAAGTATGCAAAAAGAGCGCACTTATAAGTCTGGTATACGCCCCTAAACGCTTTGTCGCGAAATCCCTTTCCATCCCAGAGCGAAAGGAGATGCTTATATAGCTCGAAAGCTTCACGCTTTTTCCCAGAGAGAAGTTCATTTAAGGCCATGTAAACCGTTAAATCCGCATACTCTTTCCAATCTTTCATTGGGCAAGAAGTGTCTGCAATCTCATACACGATATTAAACTCTGCCTTGAATTTCCGAGAATACGTCTTATTGATAAATATCACCTTGGAGCAGTAAATTCCACTTATTCGCTTTCCAAATAAGACGTCAATCTTTCCATTCCATCCTCCTGAATAGTTAGCATTGAGATTTTGGCGTATCCTCTCACCAATTTAGGGTTATTAAAGCCCAGGATGCAAGCAGGTTGTCGTTTGCAATGTAAATTGTTTCATTGTCAGGGTAACTTTTAACCGCGGCCCTTAAGAGTCCGACTTCTGGAACATATTGGGATTCAAGGAAAGACCTCAGAGAAGTAACGTTAAGCTTGAGTGCAGTTCTATTTTCAGTTTCAGTTTGTAAGAACATTATCATCACAATCAGCAATGCTACTAAAGGAATAAGGAATCTTGATTTCATCAGTTGTTTCTTATTTATTGGCGGGTAAAATGTTTTCGATATTCTTAAATAAGTTTTTCAGTAATTACCAAAAGGTGACTCTATGGGGAAGATAAAAACCAGTATTTATATAGATGCTGACTTGTGGTGGGAATTAAAAAAAGAAGCTGCAGAAGAGAATAGGGATATAAGCAGACTCCTCGAAGAAATAATTTCTGAAAATCTCCTCTTAGATCTCGAAAAAAATATTGAAGAGATGCTGAAAAAATTTGAAAAGAAAATCGAATTTGAGCCTCTTCCTTCCAGAGGTTCAGTAAGTGAGCTCGTTAGGAGGATTAGAGATGAGCGAGAAGGTAATATACTTAGATAGCAGTGCGATAATAAAGCGATACATAAGGGAAGAG
This Pyrococcus horikoshii OT3 DNA region includes the following protein-coding sequences:
- the ppsA gene encoding phosphoenolpyruvate synthase, whose amino-acid sequence is MAYKFIKWFEELRKDDVPLVGGKGANLGEMTNAGIPVPPGFCVTAEAYKYFVENVKVSKEDVKKILGEKANKGTIAEVLASAPDEPRTLQEWIMDIINRTNVDDSKQLQENTAIIRELIESLEMPNEIADEIKQAYKELSQRFGKDEIYVAVRSSATAEDLPEASFAGQQETYLDVLGADDVIDKVKKCWASLWTARATFYRAKQGFDHSKVYLSAVVQKMVNSEKSGVMFTANPVTNNRNEIMINASWGLGEAVVSGAVTPDEYIVEKGTWKIKEKVIAKKEVMVIRNPETGKGTVQVKVAEYLGPEWVEKQVLTDEQIIEVAKMGQKIEEHYGWPQDIEWAYDKDDGKLYIVQSRPITTLKETTTEEVEEVEEAEVILKGLGASPGIGAGRVVVIFDASEIDKVKEGDVLVTTMTNPDMVPAMKRASAIITDEGGRTSHAAIVSRELGIPAVVGTKEATKKLKTGDYVTVDGTRGLVYKGIVKSLVEKKKKEEAAAAPGAAVAAAPLVTGTLVKVNVSMPEVAERAAATGADGVGLLRAEHMILSIGQHPVKFIKEGKEDELVERLAEGIEKVAAAFYPRPVWYRTLDAPTNEFREMPGGEDEPEERNPMLGWRGIRRGLDQPELLRAEFKAIKKVVEKGYNNIGVMLPLVSHPEQIRKAKEIAREVGLEPHKDVAWGIMIEVPAAAIIIEDLIKEGIDFVSFGTNDLTQYTLAIDRDNERVAKLYDETHPAVLKLIKHVIKVCKKYGVETSICGQAGSDPKMARILVRLGIDSISANPDAVQLIRQVVAQEERKLMLEAARKKLLEEEEEEEDLF
- a CDS encoding MBL fold metallo-hydrolase, encoding MIHRIKDEFVNVYIIDRGDHLVLIDTGIESTCEKILKKIEELGKPLKTVIITHYHLDHTGSLKCVKDGTGAKVVAHEEEVKAIEEKTGVRVDVPVKDGDVVEGLKVFHMPGHTRGSICLLDEESGALFVGDLMVERDGKLYEVPQQYSEDPMMNRERIKELLNIEFKAIYPAHGEPVLENAKEKVKELVESFSKGETN
- a CDS encoding amidohydrolase family protein, which translates into the protein MWRTDIKLNADKFRKIDAHSHIQVLGYPFNVSITPEEFLSLMEAYNIEIAIISDVNNDNIAKIVKEYPDKLVGIYWPNPRDEKSINETEKFLEKYEFRGIKLHPLLNMFSPSDPRVEKIMKIAEEFNVHVQIHSGHPPTSLPWQIEELARKFPEVKIVMVHMGHGNAYYIQGAIEIAGRNENIYLETSGMPMPSKIAEAYEVAPRRVVFGIDLPCHHPVVEIAKVLISGLNEKGMKRVFYENAKVLL
- a CDS encoding radical SAM protein, with translation MIVAIIDGYTDEPAGLGVPPYLGLYPRYAYGAIKKARRDANIFYLTIDDLRATFEGEQGIKTKNKTPNFPKVKEILEKAEVIVFIGGLHTPGKYLSAVPGSVEEVSKFISHYNGVKVLGGPAFMGSAKIGGVKVTTKELRFAEEVFDYVVYGDIEAFLFDYFSGRELDPFRFRDYEELQPYALLGAEVVKQFPGYPEFVLIEIETQRGCPKAMGIGGCSFCTEPVRYRVVENRPQEYVAQEVKVFYNLGIRHFRIGRQSCIFSYMAKPNGRVPIPNPEEVEKLFKAVRLAAPNVKTLHVDNANPAVIANYPEESKRIAKAIIRYGTPGNVVAFGLETADPKVARINNLNATPEETYEAVKIINEVGGKRGYNGLPWLLPGINIIFGLPGETKRTYELTYEFLKKILDDGLMVRRINIRQVVVFPGTPLWNMRDKVKTEKHKKLIEHYRHKIRHEIDLPMLKRIVPVGTILRDVRAEIYDGELTFGRQFGSYPLIVGIPKRVELDRYYDVMIVDHGLRSVTGIPVPIDVNGESSKVLRWLPGIGKKTLARILAKRPFKSEEEFLSLLPEDVKKMYKGKIKV
- a CDS encoding phosphoribosyltransferase: MDKVYLTWWQVDRAIFALAEKLREYKPDVIIGVARGGLIPAVRLSHILGDIPLKVIDVKFYKGIDERGEKPVITIPIHGDLKDKRVVIVDDVSDTGKTLEVVIEEVKKLGAKEIKIACLAMKPWTSVVPDYYVFRTEKWIVFPWEEFPVIEKE